DNA sequence from the Candidatus Saccharimonadia bacterium genome:
CGGCGTCCTCCCGTTCCTTGATCGTTTCCAGCGGCGTATAGCTGTCGACCATGAGAATATAGGTTGGTTTTCGGATGAACTCGCCGGCAATAACCTCACGGGTTTCCGGGTTGATCGCCGGGACGTCCTTCCAACTATCTTCGAAAACCCAAGCCTTCGACGTCAAATCTTTGGTCTGGGATAGATCGAGGCCGCCATATGCTTTACGCCCGCGCATCTGCTCCCGCGTAAGCGTGTCGTCCTCGCACTCGCTCCACTTTTGCCGACTGATCCACGCGGTTGCGCTGTCGGTCCAAACACAAAAATGCAGCCGCAAAATATTGTTCTGTTTGCCGGCGATCTGTTGCGCCTGCTTCACGACACCGCGAAGATATTCCTCCGTGATCGTAATGCTGAGAAGCGGATTTGCCTTCTTCCAACACGATTCGTCTTCGAATGGTTTGTCGTGTTCGTCGAGCGCGCAAACGTAAGAAAACGTGTGGTCGTCCTCAACATCCCCTTGAACGATCGCAACCGCGTGCTCGTGCTCCGCCCAACAAACCGACCGCCGATCTGACCCGCTGTTCGTGATCATGATCAACATCGGTTGCCGACGAAACTTGAACCCGCGTTCAAGCATCTCGATCACGCCACCGTCGGGATGCTCGTGCAGCTCATCGCACAACGCCATATGCGGACGCGGGCCCGACCCGCTTTTGCCTTTGGTGCGGCTGATCGGTCGAAAGAATGAATTCGATTGCGGTTGTGGTAGAACCGCCATGTTCCAAACCTTCTGATTACCCGCATAGGTGATCAGAGGTTCATTCGGATCGTTCCAGTCCGGGACGGCTTGCGCCATCTTCACCGCGTCCTGAAACAGAATCGATGCCTGATCATAGCTCGCACCGCATGAATAGATCTGCGCGCCAGGCTCGCGGTCGGCAATCATGCCGTAAAGACCAACGCCGCCGACGATCGGCGACTTGCCGTTACCTTTTCCCATTTCGATGTAAGCACGATTGAACCGCCGAACGACCAACCCTTGTTCGTTCGTGCGCATCCATCCGAACAAAGATCCAAGAATGAACGATTGCGAGATGTGCAGCTTGAACGGCAACCCTTCGAACTGCCC
Encoded proteins:
- a CDS encoding terminase TerL endonuclease subunit, whose product is MSRHVKPSEFLAPGAPPLDPVTMYAVLVLTGVEVAGPYVRAACQRHLDDLKRGGKRGIWFDHAEAGRVFRFFETRLKLCEGQFEGLPFKLHISQSFILGSLFGWMRTNEQGLVVRRFNRAYIEMGKGNGKSPIVGGVGLYGMIADREPGAQIYSCGASYDQASILFQDAVKMAQAVPDWNDPNEPLITYAGNQKVWNMAVLPQPQSNSFFRPISRTKGKSGSGPRPHMALCDELHEHPDGGVIEMLERGFKFRRQPMLIMITNSGSDRRSVCWAEHEHAVAIVQGDVEDDHTFSYVCALDEHDKPFEDESCWKKANPLLSITITEEYLRGVVKQAQQIAGKQNNILRLHFCVWTDSATAWISRQKWSECEDDTLTREQMRGRKAYGGLDLSQTKDLTSKAWVFEDSWKDVPAINPETREVIAGEFIRKPTYILMVDSYTPLETIKEREDADRVPYQQWVDKGYLIGTPGPVIRLDIVATDLVQDCKDFDVVGVAYDSYLVREFKDEIDKLNAQAIVMHDHPQGTSYRKDSELFMPRSVDTFETLILEGRLRVFPNPVTRTAVAGAVFWKSPAGLKRFTKDKATNRIDPAVAGAMAIGLATLNEPDANSVWNRVGADDARRQSAANAETNAMAVLVNSDEIDYSILNDRSHPLHELMVKRWNDRADDEGDDD